A window of Candidatus Glassbacteria bacterium genomic DNA:
GGCCATCCGAATGACGCTCAGGGGCTGGTTCAACTCATGCGCTATGCCCGTCGCCATTTCACCCAGGGTGGCGAGTTTGGAAGACTGAATGAGCTGTGCCTGGGTATGCCTGCGTTCGGTGATGTCGCGGGCGATCGCGAATACGGTTTTGCCTATTGCGGGCGTGGCTACCCATTCCAACCAGCGGTAGGAGCCGTCCTTGCATCGGTAGCGGTTCACGAATGCTTTTACTGGTTCGCCATTCCGTTGCCGCTCGATCACCTGCAGGGTGGTATCAACATCTTCTGGATGAATGAAATCCACGAAAGGTTTACCGACGAATTCACTATCTTGCCATCCCAGCATCTGTTTACAGACGGGGTTCACGCGCGTGAAATAGCCGTCGGTGTTCGCAACGCATATCAAGTCGCTTGAAACATTGAAAAAGAGTGTCAACTCCTCCTCCGCCCGTTCGCGCTCGGCGATTTCCCGAGAGAGGGCGATCCGTTTCGATCGGCCAACGTAGACGGCAAAGGAAAGCGAAATCAGCGTCACCAGTGCGAGGACCGCCGCGCCATATATTTTCCAAACTCGCCTCTGCTCGATGAGAACGACTTGTCGGCCCGACCATTTGTCTATGATCCTGTCGAACTCACCCGTCGACTTCAGTCGAACCAGCGCCTCGTCGATCTGCGTCAGGAGTTCTTGGTTTCCTTTCCTGACGGCCATCCGGGCGACAACCCTTTTCAGCGGTTCCGGCACTGCCACGATGCTCGAAATTCCGATCTCGCGAAGGGTGAAATAGCCGGTCCAGGTGTTGGCGAT
This region includes:
- a CDS encoding PAS domain S-box protein, whose product is MAVRKGNQELLTQIDEALVRLKSTGEFDRIIDKWSGRQVVLIEQRRVWKIYGAAVLALVTLISLSFAVYVGRSKRIALSREIAERERAEEELTLFFNVSSDLICVANTDGYFTRVNPVCKQMLGWQDSEFVGKPFVDFIHPEDVDTTLQVIERQRNGEPVKAFVNRYRCKDGSYRWLEWVATPAIGKTVFAIARDITERRHTQAQLIQSSKLATLGEMATGIAHELNQPLSVIRMAADSTLERLEDGDVGSEYLRRKLDRINAQIERAVGIIDHMRIFGRVAEEKPQAFDPRKAVEGALSLVTQQLRLRSIEVETALAERCRSVSGHGAQLEQVVLNLLTNAR